Genomic segment of Salvia hispanica cultivar TCC Black 2014 chromosome 2, UniMelb_Shisp_WGS_1.0, whole genome shotgun sequence:
ATGGCCAAGGCTCAAACTGGTGGGCTTCTTCTCAGCCTAATCAAGTAATGCaccttccttttctttttcttttttatactccatatttttagCCATGGAAAGAATTCTGAACTCTgattcttctttccttccaTCAAAGAAGAAAGCAAAGAGAATTTCAGACGTCAAACCAACTGTAAGAATTGATTGCATGTAAATACACAATCCATACACCATTTCTTTACATACATTGTTCTGTGTTGATTGAACAACAGGCTATGAGATTCTACAAAAGCTATGATATAAAAGTGAACGATATAAGTATCATAAACAGCCCCTTGTGCCACCTCAAATTCGATGACTCGAAGCGAGTGAAGGTGAAAAATGTGACAATCTCTGCACCTGAAAACAGCCCAAACACTGACGGAATCCATCTCCAAAACTCCCAAGATGTTGAAATCCTTCACTCTGATATTGGAACAGGTCTCTCTCCCCCTCTCTGTTCCCTTCTCTATCTCCTTAATTCTTGCTCTAATTCTTGGATTTTCTGTTGAAACAGGAGATGATTGTGTCTCAATACAAACAGGTTGCTCCAACATCCATGTCCATCACATCAATTGTGGCCCTGGCCATGGCATAAGGTAAATCTTAAATAACTTCTTTTAAAGCTGTAATAGTATGTACACCCTTTGTCCGCAAATTAGGACTCATTGTTGAGTTTCGGTCCctttttatatactttataCTGCTAATAAATTGCgaatgaaatgagttagtagaatatatgACATATTTAAGTTTAAAAGTAACActtgtaataaattaatgtatgaTATATCTTTAATTATCAAAACAAGGCCctataatcaattttattaggatattttttctattctgATATTAACCATTCTACCACTATGCAGCATAGGAGGGCTAGGAAAGGACAAGCGCGTCGCGGCGTGCGTCTCCAACGTACTAGTGGAGAGCATCGCGATGCGCGGGACCCTCTACGGGGCGAGGATCAAGACGTGGCAGGGCGGGCAAGGGTCCGTCAAGAACGTGACATTCTCCGACATACAGGCCACAGACGTTAAGGTTCCGATCATGATCGATCAATACTACTGCGACAAAAACGTGTGCAAGAATCAAACAGGGGCCGTGTCGATCTCTGGGGTTCGATTCGATGGGATCAGGGGGACTTATGCGGCGCAGCCGATCCATCTGGCGTGCAGCAGCTCGGTGCCGTGCATAGACGTCGAGCTGGTGGGCGTGGAGCTCGAGCCGTCGGCGAGGTACGGCGGATTTCAGGCGGCGATGTGCTGGAATTCGTATGGGAAGACGTCGGGGCGGCTGGCTCCGGCGTGCATGGACGATTGTGTGAGGAGTGGGGGTGATGTTGTGAGGAGAATTTCTAGGTCTCGTGAGGCTAGGTGCTGGTAAGATTATGGTAGAATGTGTAAATAAGTTGAGTTGAGtttattatgttttctttGAGATAAATGAATGAATGTGTTGAAAAACTACTTAACTACCATTGACTTCAAATGAAAACTACTTAACTATCATTGAGGTTTAGAAGGATTCTCACACTTGGggcataaaaatataaaataaaagtatgtacattattaagaGGGGAAGAGAAGTGCAAGTCATGTGGTGGAGCTTCACTTTAGTGTTACAGTTTAGTAATGGTAGAGAAAGGTTGGTGGCACCGTCCAATTTCCCGTttttatgtgaatattttaacCACACGCCTACCAATTCATGTTTATGTTCATGTTCATGTTCATGTTCTGCAACAAAGCTAAAGGTTTATCTGCATCACTAATAGTACATCATTTCCTTGCTACaaaattaagtagtactacgaaaaaaacaaatacaataaaatttgattatccAGTTTGTCTCCATGAGACACTGCCACGCTAGGCTCTCTCAACTTGAAAACTTTAGATAAACATATTACACATAGAAATACTATGACTAGGAAGAGCTATATAAAACTCTAATAAGCAAAATCATTATCTAATTAGAATTCCTTCCAACTTATAATTCTATTCTgatcataattaatttctcaaatCCTATAAACTTTAATTCTAATCCACCgcactatttatttattataattggATTAGGCCGTTTTCCTTAGGGATTAGACTAACCGGAGCGGAAAGTGCACAAGTGTGGGCTTTTATCCAGAGCCAAGCGCAAACAGTAGTAACAACCGGCCCTTTTGCTACAATCCAATAATGTATTGAATTATTCAATTCCATATACTATATGTTCTAATACAAAAACTGTGTCAGATGATTCAGTGGGCTAAAATTTGCGGATAATACCCTTATCGGAAATGCGTTTACAATTCAATTAGAATATgtataaattcattaaaatatggGACTCGTTAAGACCCTGATCCAAATACGAGGACCATGTAACAAATTCTATAATTCAAGCATATGTATTTGGAGATGGGTCGGATCCAATAATCCTGTGGCCTCTTTCACGTCGGCTGTTTTGAGAGAATTTGAGGCTGGCCTTGTGGAAGCCTTTGTCTTGCTCGGCGGCCGTCCACTCGGACACGTAGTAGTCCTCCTCGGTGGCGCCCTCGGAGGGAGGCCAGAGCATACCGCCCCATTGAGGGAAGTGAATCAACATTATCACAAGAGTGCAAGCTATGATCATCACACCCATTAGCGTTATCCCTGTTTCTGTGGTGTACCGAGATCCTCTAAAGAATATCACCTGTGTCAGGACCGCGCCCACGTTGCCGCCACCTCCGGTCATCCCGGAGATTATGCCCAGCGACCTAAGATCACAACATGTAGGAGTATATACTTATTTAGTAATttgaattacaaaaatatggagtagtagttaaatatactaatactaGTAAAATTGAACAATCGTGTTATCCTTACACAATCACTAGATTGTCTATGTCTATATGATAAATTAACTAACTCCAATTAATCTTGCTTGGAAAAGtatcatgaattttatttgcagattggaagaaaagaaataagtaaTGCATTTTGCTTATGTTTCAGTCTCCATCTTTAGAAATGACATCAAGACTCACGACAAAGTGGGCTCAACTTAGAAAAAAGAACACAGAAAGAGACAAAAAAGGGCGACAAGCTTGCGACTTCAATTTGTGTTTCACTACTTATTAGTATGAGAATAACATAAAAAGtctaatttactttttttgtaAAGATTTTagcttaaaaattaaaaacttaaattagATGTTAAAAGCagttactccctctgtccgcgaataaaagtcccgtttttccattttagtccgtccgcgaataggaatcccggttcataattaccataaatggtaaaaatgcctcacattccactaactcctTCCACttacatatcatttaaaactaatatatacaagtgagatccctattccactaactttcttccacccacttttcttaacatttcttaatatcCGTGCCGGAAACAAAtgttcgcggacggagggagtatatactaaTTGGATGGAACCAAACACgatagtactattataaaatctatatatgtaaatgtaaattatttttcaaaaacaagGCGACATAAAAACATGGTTACCTTCTTGAGACGAACGGAACTACCCCAAAAGTCAAGCCACAGGCTGCTTGGACGAAGACGGAAAATACAAGCAACACCGCCACTGACCCCGCCAACGACCCCACCTTTCCCAACAACACGCACAATACCCCACCCACCGTCTGCACCACCCACAACGTCCACAGCCTTCCCCTCATCCCGAATCTCCTTGCCACAAAATCCGACAACATTCCCCCACCCGGCCGCGAGAAGAGGTTCGCCAGCCCAAAGCTAGCCGCAATTGTGCCAGCAGTGTGCAGGTTCACGTCGAATCTATCGTAGAAATACTGCGCTATGATGTTGTCGATCGTCAGCTCCACGCCAAAGCAATAGCCGTAGGTTAATGCTAGAATCCAACCTAAGAATGAAACGCAAGTTAGTTGAGAAGACGTTCACGCTTTAAACCCCCACCAAATAAttcttttgtaaattttctttcaaaaaatcATTCAATTATTGGGATATTTTTGTGAACTATTGTATTCCCTCCTTCAATTAATAGATGTcccatattttactaattcagattttgagaaatttttttattttactaaaaaaaatagtgatatGTGaggtatatttttatactccattaataTAATGTAAGTGGAGTAAGTTAGAAAATGTAAATTCacttgacaaaaataataaaaataaaattaacatttattggtcgacaagaaaaagaaataaaaaacatttgaTAAAGTATAATTGTACTCACTATTAGTGAGATAGTATGAAAATTATCTATTTGAAATtcttttgtgtgtgtgcgcgtgtGTGTTTTACTGAGTGATTATGACTATGTAAATAAATGAGAACTTGTTATAAATCATATTTcgagaaaaaggaaaaagaaagaaatacaGAAATACAACCTCTATAATTGGTTAGAGCGCCGGAGAGAATTTTGTCAAAGCTGTCTTTATGTTTTTCGCCGGATTTCTGCAGCTGAGAGTAGTCGCCGTCGGGAAGGTCTTGCCCGAGGAAGAAAATCCCATAGGCAGAGACCATTTGGAGAAGGCCGGGGATGAAGAATGCGACGCGCCACGCCGTGAATTTTCCGGCGCCGGCGAGGACGATGAGGTCGAAAACGAGAGGCATGATAAGCTGGGTGGCACCGCCGCCGAGGTTGCCCCAGCCGCCGGCGACGCCGTTGGCGGTGCCGACGACGTTGGGGGAGAAGAGGGAGCTCATCCAGAACTGCGTGGAGACGAAGGTGGCGAGGGAGAAGCCGGTGAGGAAGCGGAGGGCGAGGAAGGAGGCCGGGGAGGCGGCGAGGGAGGTGCAGAAGACGGCCGGCGCGGTGGCGAGGACGAGGGCGGCGGAGGCGAGGCGGGGCCCGAAGAGGTCGCAGCACGTGCCCATCGCGAGGCGGGCGAAGACGGCGCCGGAGACGGCGGCGATGCCGGCGTTGCCGATGTCGGTGGCGGTGAGGTCGAGGTCGTCGCGGATCACGGGGAGGAGGGGCGGCGCCGCGAAGGTGGAGACGAAGCAGGTGAAGAAGGAGAGCCACGAGAGGTGGAAGGCGCGCATGTGAGGCGGCGCGGCGGAGAAGAGGCGGAACTCGGTGGCCTTGTGTTCGGAATCTACGGGGAGGGGGAATCTTTTCGGATACTCTTCCACGGGAATCTCCATTATTAAATTCTTATGTGGAGTAATGTTTTACTCCTATTATCTCTACTAAATcgtttttatattattagcACACTTTTCAGGAAAATTGATATCTTAGTTTGGCCTTATATCGAATAGTCATATGGAATCCTAAATTATTAGAATTTCTTAAATGTTTTTGACTAACTACAGTAATggctaaatataaaaatatgaaaataaattttggtataaATTTTTCGGTATGAAAGTTGAGTGCAAAGATATACTGGTATTTTTCAGAGCTGTGCTGAGAATTTGtgaagaatgaaaatattttgaactttagTGTCATTAAATCTATACGtgtatttattgttatttatttaaaagaatagtcataattttatataaatatttggcATATGAAAGATAGGTTGTATGAACAAAGAGTTAGAtttgaaagttgaaaataCGGAGTGCATTTTCGAACCTAACATTAATCATGGATCTAAGAAATACGAAGGGCGGAAGGGGTTTTAAAATTCGATGAACATATCAGCGATTATATGACAGAATTCTGCGCATGAGATTGAATGgagataatttaattaagtggtGGCGAAGTTCAATTTCCGCGCAGTGACAAATTCATTTAGTATGATTTGTCTTCACCATTGACTTTGGAATCTAGGACATTATACAAGGAATCCACGTGATTCGTGCATTTATTGACTACTCATATTTAATAACTTTGAATATTCTTCCACATATCTAATGACGTTTGAGCCCTCACTCACTTT
This window contains:
- the LOC125203984 gene encoding polygalacturonase At1g48100 isoform X1 codes for the protein MKRAKASSLLLFLVLCLVILAAFSTIEARKHHGKKIKMHKNKRSRNGDASLAPAPSPLPNSGPPVFNILSFGARANGVSDDSKALLKAWKSACKVTGGIVEIPVGLEFLIKPLTLQGPCRPNLVLQIDGTLLAPSKVWSSPKSSLYQWMNFKWLQNFTIKGAGTVDGQGSNWWASSQPNQKKAKRISDVKPTAMRFYKSYDIKVNDISIINSPLCHLKFDDSKRVKVKNVTISAPENSPNTDGIHLQNSQDVEILHSDIGTGDDCVSIQTGCSNIHVHHINCGPGHGISIGGLGKDKRVAACVSNVLVESIAMRGTLYGARIKTWQGGQGSVKNVTFSDIQATDVKVPIMIDQYYCDKNVCKNQTGAVSISGVRFDGIRGTYAAQPIHLACSSSVPCIDVELVGVELEPSARYGGFQAAMCWNSYGKTSGRLAPACMDDCVRSGGDVVRRISRSREARCW
- the LOC125203984 gene encoding polygalacturonase At1g48100 isoform X2; protein product: MKRAKASSLLLFLVLCLVILAAFSTIEARKHHGKKIKMHKNKRSRNGDASLAPAPSPLPNSGPPVFNILSFGARANGVSDDSKALLKAWKSACKVTGGIVEIPVGLEFLIKPLTLQGPCRPNLVLQIDGTLLAPSKVWSSPKSSLYQWMNFKWLQNFTIKGAGTVDGQGSNWWASSQPNQKAKRISDVKPTAMRFYKSYDIKVNDISIINSPLCHLKFDDSKRVKVKNVTISAPENSPNTDGIHLQNSQDVEILHSDIGTGDDCVSIQTGCSNIHVHHINCGPGHGISIGGLGKDKRVAACVSNVLVESIAMRGTLYGARIKTWQGGQGSVKNVTFSDIQATDVKVPIMIDQYYCDKNVCKNQTGAVSISGVRFDGIRGTYAAQPIHLACSSSVPCIDVELVGVELEPSARYGGFQAAMCWNSYGKTSGRLAPACMDDCVRSGGDVVRRISRSREARCW
- the LOC125203984 gene encoding polygalacturonase At1g48100 isoform X3: MKRAKASSLLLFLVLCLVILAAFSTIEARKHHGKKIKMHKNKRSRNGDASLAPAPSPLPNSGPPVFNILSFGARANGVSDDSKALLKAWKSACKVTGGIVEIPVGLEFLIKPLTLQGPCRPNLVLQIDGTLLAPSKVWSSPKSSLYQWMNFKWLQNFTIKGAGTVDGQGSNWWASSQPNQAMRFYKSYDIKVNDISIINSPLCHLKFDDSKRVKVKNVTISAPENSPNTDGIHLQNSQDVEILHSDIGTGDDCVSIQTGCSNIHVHHINCGPGHGISIGGLGKDKRVAACVSNVLVESIAMRGTLYGARIKTWQGGQGSVKNVTFSDIQATDVKVPIMIDQYYCDKNVCKNQTGAVSISGVRFDGIRGTYAAQPIHLACSSSVPCIDVELVGVELEPSARYGGFQAAMCWNSYGKTSGRLAPACMDDCVRSGGDVVRRISRSREARCW
- the LOC125203983 gene encoding high affinity nitrate transporter 2.5, with protein sequence MEIPVEEYPKRFPLPVDSEHKATEFRLFSAAPPHMRAFHLSWLSFFTCFVSTFAAPPLLPVIRDDLDLTATDIGNAGIAAVSGAVFARLAMGTCCDLFGPRLASAALVLATAPAVFCTSLAASPASFLALRFLTGFSLATFVSTQFWMSSLFSPNVVGTANGVAGGWGNLGGGATQLIMPLVFDLIVLAGAGKFTAWRVAFFIPGLLQMVSAYGIFFLGQDLPDGDYSQLQKSGEKHKDSFDKILSGALTNYRGWILALTYGYCFGVELTIDNIIAQYFYDRFDVNLHTAGTIAASFGLANLFSRPGGGMLSDFVARRFGMRGRLWTLWVVQTVGGVLCVLLGKVGSLAGSVAVLLVFSVFVQAACGLTFGVVPFVSRRSLGIISGMTGGGGNVGAVLTQVIFFRGSRYTTETGITLMGVMIIACTLVIMLIHFPQWGGMLWPPSEGATEEDYYVSEWTAAEQDKGFHKASLKFSQNSRRERGHRIIGSDPSPNTYA